A genomic window from Herbiconiux aconitum includes:
- the fusA gene encoding elongation factor G, which produces MAQDVLTDLNKVRNIGIMAHIDAGKTTTTERILFYTGITHKIGEVHDGAATMDWMAQEQERGITITSAATTCFWNKNQINIIDTPGHVDFTVEVERSLRVLDGAVAVFDGKEGVEPQSETVWRQADKYNVPRICFVNKMDKLGADFYFTVDTIINRLGAKPLVIQLPIGAESSFEGVVDLVEMRALTWRGDSKGDVALGAKYEIEEIPADLKEKADEYRQVLLETVAETDDALLEKFFGGEELSVAEIKGAIRKLTVNSEIYPVLCGSAFKNRGVQPMLDAVVDYLPSPLDVPATEGHDIRDEEVVVERHPDPKDPFAALAFKVAVHPFFGRLTYIRVYSGHLDSGGQVMNSTKGKKERIGKIFQMHSNKENPVDSVTAGHIYAVIGLKDTTTGDTLSDPSNQVVLESMTFPEPVIEVAIEPKTKADQEKLGVAIQKLAEEDPTFRTEQNQETGQTVIKGMGELHLDILVDRMKREFNVEANVGKPQVAYRETIRKTVERHDFTHKKQTGGSGQFAKIQIAIEPLEVTADKTYEFVNKVTGGRVPREYIPSVDAGIQDALQVGVLAGYPMVGVKASLLDGASHDVDSSEMAFKIAGSMAFKEAARKANPVLLEPLMAVEVRTPEEYMGDVIGDLNSRRGQIQSMEDAQGVKVVRAHVPLSEMFGYIGDLRSKTSGRAVYSMAFESYAEVPKAVADEIIQKNKGE; this is translated from the coding sequence GTGGCACAGGACGTGCTCACCGACCTGAACAAGGTCCGCAACATCGGCATCATGGCTCACATCGATGCCGGCAAGACCACCACCACCGAGCGCATCCTGTTCTACACGGGCATCACCCACAAGATCGGTGAGGTGCACGACGGCGCCGCGACGATGGACTGGATGGCGCAGGAGCAGGAGCGTGGCATCACGATCACCTCTGCTGCGACGACCTGTTTCTGGAACAAGAACCAGATCAACATCATCGACACCCCGGGTCACGTCGACTTCACCGTCGAGGTGGAGCGTTCGCTCCGCGTGCTCGACGGCGCAGTGGCCGTGTTCGACGGCAAGGAGGGCGTTGAGCCCCAGTCCGAGACCGTGTGGCGTCAGGCCGACAAGTACAACGTGCCGCGCATCTGCTTCGTCAACAAGATGGACAAGCTCGGCGCCGACTTCTACTTCACGGTCGACACGATCATCAACCGCCTGGGCGCCAAGCCCCTCGTGATCCAGCTCCCCATCGGTGCTGAGTCGAGCTTCGAGGGTGTCGTCGACCTGGTCGAGATGCGCGCGCTCACCTGGCGCGGCGACTCCAAGGGTGACGTCGCGCTCGGTGCGAAGTACGAGATCGAAGAGATCCCGGCCGACCTCAAGGAGAAGGCCGACGAGTACCGTCAGGTGCTCCTCGAGACCGTCGCCGAGACCGATGACGCGCTGCTCGAGAAGTTCTTCGGCGGTGAGGAGCTGTCGGTCGCCGAGATCAAGGGCGCCATCCGCAAGCTCACCGTCAACAGCGAGATCTACCCCGTGCTGTGCGGTTCTGCGTTCAAAAACCGTGGTGTGCAGCCGATGCTGGATGCTGTGGTCGACTACCTGCCGAGCCCGCTCGACGTGCCTGCGACCGAGGGTCACGACATCCGTGACGAAGAGGTCGTCGTGGAGCGTCACCCCGACCCGAAGGACCCGTTCGCGGCCCTCGCGTTCAAGGTCGCGGTTCACCCCTTCTTCGGTCGACTGACCTACATCCGCGTGTACTCGGGTCACCTCGACTCCGGCGGCCAGGTCATGAACTCGACCAAGGGCAAGAAGGAGCGCATCGGCAAGATCTTCCAGATGCACTCAAACAAGGAGAACCCGGTCGACTCGGTCACCGCCGGCCACATCTACGCGGTCATCGGCCTGAAGGACACCACCACCGGTGACACCCTGTCCGACCCGTCGAACCAGGTCGTCCTCGAGTCGATGACGTTCCCGGAGCCGGTCATCGAGGTCGCGATCGAGCCGAAGACGAAGGCTGACCAGGAGAAGCTGGGTGTCGCCATCCAGAAGCTCGCTGAAGAAGACCCGACCTTCCGCACCGAGCAGAACCAGGAGACCGGTCAGACGGTCATCAAGGGAATGGGCGAGCTCCACCTCGACATCCTGGTCGACCGCATGAAGCGCGAGTTCAACGTCGAGGCGAACGTCGGCAAGCCCCAGGTGGCTTACCGCGAGACGATCCGCAAGACCGTCGAGCGCCACGACTTCACGCACAAGAAGCAGACCGGTGGTTCGGGCCAGTTCGCGAAGATCCAGATCGCGATCGAGCCTCTCGAGGTCACGGCCGACAAGACGTACGAGTTCGTGAACAAGGTCACCGGTGGCCGCGTTCCGCGCGAGTACATCCCCTCGGTCGACGCCGGAATCCAGGATGCGCTGCAGGTCGGCGTGCTCGCCGGATACCCCATGGTCGGGGTCAAGGCGAGCCTGCTCGATGGCGCCTCGCACGATGTCGACTCCTCGGAGATGGCGTTCAAGATCGCCGGCTCGATGGCGTTCAAGGAAGCGGCCCGCAAGGCCAACCCCGTTCTGCTCGAGCCGCTGATGGCCGTCGAGGTGCGCACGCCCGAGGAGTACATGGGCGACGTCATCGGCGACCTGAACTCCCGCCGTGGTCAGATCCAGTCGATGGAAGACGCCCAGGGCGTCAAGGTCGTCCGGGCACACGTCCCGCTGTCGGAGATGTTCGGCTACATCGGTGACCTGAGGTCGAAGACCTCGGGCCGCGCGGTGTACTCGATGGCCTTCGAAAGCTACGCCGAGGTCCCGAAGGCTGTGGCCGACGAGATCATCCAGAAGAACAAGGGCGAGTAG
- a CDS encoding Rv0909 family putative TA system antitoxin, whose amino-acid sequence MGLDDITKKAQEFLADNKVQEALKSEQAEDISDKVLDGVSDTVKKVTGGKFDEQVEGARAAADKAVGTE is encoded by the coding sequence ATGGGACTGGACGACATCACGAAGAAGGCCCAAGAGTTCCTAGCGGACAACAAGGTGCAAGAAGCGCTGAAGAGCGAGCAGGCCGAAGACATCAGCGACAAGGTGCTCGACGGTGTCTCCGACACCGTGAAGAAGGTCACCGGGGGCAAGTTCGATGAGCAGGTCGAGGGCGCCCGGGCTGCCGCCGACAAAGCAGTGGGCACCGAGTAG
- the rplC gene encoding 50S ribosomal protein L3 → MATTAKTSKGLLGKKLGMTQVWDENNRLIPVTVVEVSPNVVTQIRTPEKDGYSAVQIAAGQIDPRKVNKPATGHFDAAGVTPRRHITEIRTADAADYTIGQELTAESVFEAGQKVDVVGTSKGKGFAGVMKRHNFKGVSSSHGSHRNHRKPGSIGASSTPSRVFKGMRMAGRMGGERVTVLNLVIHSVDAEKGLLLVKGAVPGAKGRLVFVRNAVKGA, encoded by the coding sequence ATGGCTACCACCGCTAAGACTTCCAAAGGCCTGCTCGGCAAGAAGCTCGGCATGACCCAGGTGTGGGACGAGAACAACCGTCTCATCCCCGTGACCGTCGTCGAGGTCTCTCCGAACGTCGTCACCCAGATCCGCACCCCGGAGAAGGACGGCTACTCGGCCGTTCAGATCGCCGCCGGCCAGATCGACCCCCGTAAGGTCAACAAGCCCGCCACCGGTCACTTCGACGCCGCCGGGGTCACCCCGCGTCGCCACATCACCGAGATCCGCACCGCGGATGCCGCTGACTACACCATCGGCCAGGAGCTCACCGCCGAGAGCGTCTTCGAAGCCGGCCAGAAGGTCGACGTCGTGGGCACCTCGAAGGGTAAGGGCTTCGCCGGTGTGATGAAGCGCCACAACTTCAAGGGTGTCTCCTCGTCGCACGGTTCGCACCGCAACCACCGCAAGCCCGGCTCGATCGGTGCGTCCTCGACGCCCAGCCGTGTCTTCAAGGGCATGCGCATGGCCGGCCGCATGGGTGGCGAGCGCGTCACCGTGCTCAACCTGGTCATCCACTCGGTCGACGCCGAGAAGGGCCTGCTGCTGGTCAAGGGCGCCGTTCCCGGTGCCAAGGGCCGCCTCGTTTTCGTTCGCAACGCAGTGAAGGGGGCGTAG
- a CDS encoding fructosamine kinase family protein, with amino-acid sequence MFTKFDPAAPEGFFEAEAAGLAWLAASDGVPCVRVHAVRPDGIELDELRSARPSREAARRFGELLAATHAAGADAFGVPPAGWSGPCYIGRRGMTVGEWATWSEFYPQERVRPYAEQAVARGNLTADGFQTVVRACELIRSGIFDDGEPPARLHGDLWSGNVLWTPTGVVLIDPAAHGGHRETDLAMLVLFGVPFLDDILTAYDQVAPLAPDWHARVPLHQLFPLAVHAVGHGPSYGTELVRAAEAVLALAAGVA; translated from the coding sequence GTGTTCACCAAGTTCGACCCCGCGGCACCCGAGGGCTTCTTCGAGGCCGAAGCGGCCGGCCTCGCCTGGCTGGCCGCGAGCGACGGTGTCCCCTGCGTCAGGGTGCACGCGGTGCGGCCCGACGGCATCGAGCTCGACGAGTTGCGCAGCGCGCGGCCGAGCCGGGAGGCGGCGCGGCGATTCGGCGAGCTGCTCGCGGCGACGCACGCGGCGGGCGCGGATGCGTTCGGCGTGCCACCGGCAGGCTGGTCCGGCCCGTGCTACATCGGCCGGCGCGGGATGACGGTGGGGGAGTGGGCGACCTGGAGCGAGTTCTACCCGCAGGAACGGGTGCGGCCGTACGCCGAGCAGGCCGTGGCGCGGGGCAACCTGACCGCCGACGGCTTCCAGACCGTGGTGCGGGCGTGCGAGTTGATCCGCTCCGGCATCTTCGACGACGGCGAGCCGCCCGCGCGGCTGCACGGCGACCTCTGGTCGGGAAATGTCCTGTGGACACCGACGGGGGTGGTGCTCATCGACCCAGCGGCGCACGGCGGCCACCGGGAGACCGATCTCGCCATGCTGGTGCTGTTCGGAGTGCCGTTCCTCGACGACATCCTGACCGCCTACGACCAGGTCGCGCCACTTGCTCCCGACTGGCACGCACGGGTTCCGCTGCACCAGTTGTTCCCGCTGGCCGTGCACGCCGTGGGCCACGGTCCGTCCTACGGCACGGAGCTGGTGCGAGCCGCCGAGGCCGTGCTGGCCCTCGCCGCCGGGGTGGCATGA
- the rplV gene encoding 50S ribosomal protein L22, giving the protein MVESIARVRHIRVTPMKARRVVNLIRGRQAVEALAILKFAPQGASEPVYKLVASAIANARVKADASNSYLDEQDLFIAKAFVDEGTTLKRFQPRAQGRAFRINKRTSHITIVLATPDEASAIEGASKKASK; this is encoded by the coding sequence ATGGTGGAGTCGATCGCACGCGTGCGTCACATCCGCGTCACCCCCATGAAGGCCCGTCGTGTCGTCAACCTGATCCGCGGCCGTCAGGCCGTTGAAGCGTTGGCCATCCTGAAGTTCGCCCCACAGGGCGCTTCGGAGCCCGTGTACAAGCTGGTCGCCTCGGCGATCGCGAACGCGCGGGTCAAGGCGGATGCCTCGAACAGCTACCTGGACGAGCAGGACCTTTTCATCGCGAAGGCTTTCGTCGATGAGGGCACCACGCTCAAGCGCTTCCAGCCTCGTGCACAGGGTCGCGCGTTCCGCATCAACAAGCGCACCAGCCACATCACGATCGTGCTGGCAACCCCCGACGAGGCTTCGGCCATCGAAGGCGCGAGCAAGAAGGCGAGCAAGTAA
- the rplW gene encoding 50S ribosomal protein L23, whose protein sequence is MSNAAFNKDPRDIILSPVVSEKSYGLIDEGKYTFVVDPRSNKTEIKLAIEKIFGVQVASINTLNRTGKTRRTKFGQGKRKDTKRAIVTLKSGSIDIFTAVG, encoded by the coding sequence ATGAGCAACGCCGCGTTCAACAAGGACCCGCGCGACATCATCCTGTCTCCGGTCGTCTCCGAGAAGAGCTACGGCCTGATCGATGAGGGCAAGTACACCTTCGTGGTCGACCCCCGCTCGAACAAGACCGAGATCAAGCTCGCCATCGAGAAGATCTTCGGTGTTCAGGTCGCGTCGATCAACACGCTGAACCGCACGGGCAAGACCCGTCGCACCAAGTTCGGCCAGGGCAAGCGCAAGGACACCAAGCGTGCCATCGTCACGCTGAAGTCCGGTTCCATCGACATCTTCACGGCCGTCGGCTAG
- a CDS encoding HSP90 family protein: MIDLLSRHIYSSPHVFLRELLQNARDAMVARGEWDSREGLQPSVSGRGVLVLPCRPGQSEFAVIDDGIGLTIDEVEELLATVGSSSKRDMFELPHRDYLGQFGIGLLSCFMVSDRISVTTRSAKGGSAVQWVGSTDGTFTVRRLSTAESARRRIGTEVRLIPSADPSMSLDSETVTALVRRYARFLDVPILVEDAQGRHVEVNQHPVFIDEITAGNREAIEAFGRGFIGATPFDMVSLRAPSTSTRGVAFILPFAQPPGSRRSGAVHLGGMLVSERSEELTPNWLVFARVCVDSDGLTPTASREQLVENDALLETRNAIGAAVREWILELAAERPRRFAEFVSIHEMSLKGVALHDDEFARCLLPHLAFETSSGRMELGDLLGGVIRYAHTVDEFRQVAPLMPLGRPILNAGHAYDVEILERAPALFAGTTLETVTAKSESERFGTPPASDRQRVLRLVERAGAVLSDSQVAVIVRLFEPSEVAALSVHDAGAVRRAELEGARSVSDDLWKDVLDRVDAIALDIAGPPLRSGLQLCLNWNNQIVRSLAEMSDRAAFEEAVRLLNLQAVLASHRPLRPVDRAMVARSFTAILQRTIAPGTGRPR; encoded by the coding sequence ATGATCGACCTTCTGAGTCGGCACATCTACTCAAGCCCTCACGTCTTCTTGCGGGAGCTGCTGCAGAACGCTCGCGATGCGATGGTGGCTCGGGGCGAATGGGACTCCCGCGAAGGCCTGCAGCCGAGCGTGTCCGGGAGGGGTGTGCTCGTGCTCCCGTGCCGCCCGGGCCAGTCCGAGTTCGCAGTCATCGACGACGGTATCGGTCTGACCATCGACGAAGTCGAAGAGCTCCTGGCGACGGTTGGGAGCAGCTCCAAGCGCGACATGTTCGAGTTGCCCCATCGGGACTATCTCGGTCAATTCGGAATCGGGCTGCTGAGTTGTTTCATGGTCTCAGACCGCATCTCGGTGACGACGCGTTCTGCCAAAGGCGGGTCGGCCGTGCAATGGGTGGGCAGCACCGACGGCACGTTTACGGTCCGCCGCCTGTCCACCGCAGAATCTGCTCGGCGGCGCATCGGAACCGAAGTGCGCCTGATCCCCTCTGCCGATCCGTCGATGTCGCTCGATTCGGAGACCGTAACGGCACTCGTTCGACGCTACGCACGGTTCCTCGACGTGCCGATCCTGGTCGAAGATGCGCAAGGTCGGCACGTGGAGGTCAATCAGCACCCGGTGTTCATTGATGAGATCACGGCCGGGAATCGAGAAGCCATCGAGGCCTTCGGACGTGGATTCATCGGTGCGACCCCCTTCGACATGGTGAGTCTGCGTGCACCGTCGACGTCGACGCGCGGAGTCGCCTTCATTCTCCCGTTCGCCCAGCCGCCAGGTTCGCGGCGGTCGGGAGCCGTTCATCTCGGTGGAATGCTGGTGTCGGAGCGCTCGGAGGAATTGACTCCGAATTGGCTGGTCTTCGCCAGGGTGTGCGTGGATTCCGACGGACTCACACCGACCGCGTCTCGAGAGCAATTGGTCGAGAACGACGCTCTTCTCGAGACGAGGAACGCCATCGGGGCAGCTGTCAGGGAGTGGATTCTCGAACTCGCCGCCGAAAGGCCCAGGAGGTTCGCCGAGTTCGTGTCCATCCACGAGATGTCGCTCAAGGGAGTCGCGCTGCACGACGACGAGTTCGCCCGGTGCCTCCTGCCGCACCTTGCGTTCGAGACATCGTCCGGCCGCATGGAACTCGGCGACCTGCTCGGAGGCGTGATCCGATACGCGCATACCGTCGACGAATTCCGTCAGGTCGCCCCACTGATGCCCTTGGGCCGGCCGATCCTGAACGCAGGCCACGCGTACGACGTCGAGATTCTCGAGCGGGCTCCGGCGTTGTTCGCCGGGACCACTCTCGAGACGGTCACAGCGAAGAGCGAGAGCGAACGGTTCGGAACGCCGCCAGCCTCCGACCGTCAGCGCGTTCTCCGACTGGTCGAGCGCGCCGGGGCCGTCCTCTCCGACTCCCAGGTCGCCGTGATCGTAAGGCTGTTCGAACCGTCCGAGGTGGCTGCGCTGTCGGTTCACGACGCCGGAGCAGTTCGACGGGCCGAACTCGAGGGCGCGCGATCGGTGTCCGACGATCTCTGGAAAGACGTTCTCGATCGAGTCGACGCGATCGCCCTGGACATTGCCGGACCACCACTGCGATCCGGATTGCAGCTCTGCCTCAACTGGAACAATCAGATCGTGCGGTCGCTCGCCGAGATGAGCGACCGGGCGGCGTTCGAGGAGGCCGTGCGTCTTCTCAATCTGCAAGCCGTCTTGGCGAGTCATCGGCCGCTGAGGCCTGTCGATCGAGCGATGGTTGCGAGGTCTTTCACCGCGATTCTCCAGCGGACCATTGCGCCTGGCACAGGGAGGCCCCGGTGA
- the rplB gene encoding 50S ribosomal protein L2: MAIRKYKPTTPGRRGSSVADFAEITRSTPEKSLLRPLSKTGGRNNQGRITTRHIGGGHKRQYRVIDFRRNDKDGVNAKVAHIEYDPNRTARIALLHFVDGTKRYILAPNKLAQGDIVESGAGADIKPGNNLPLRNIPTGTVIHAIELKPGGGAKMARSAGASVRLVAKDGPYAQLRLPSGEIRNVDARCRATIGEVGNAEQSNINWGKAGRNRWKGIRPTVRGVAMNPVDHPHGGGEGKTSGGRHPVSPWGQAEGRTRHPNKESDKLIVRRRTVGKKRK, encoded by the coding sequence ATGGCTATTCGTAAGTACAAGCCCACGACTCCGGGCCGTCGCGGTTCGTCCGTCGCGGACTTCGCAGAGATCACCCGCTCGACTCCTGAGAAGTCGCTGCTCCGCCCGCTCTCCAAGACCGGCGGCCGCAACAACCAGGGTCGTATCACGACGCGTCACATCGGTGGTGGCCACAAGCGCCAGTACCGCGTGATCGACTTCCGTCGCAACGACAAGGACGGCGTCAACGCGAAGGTCGCTCACATCGAGTACGACCCCAACCGCACCGCACGCATCGCGCTGCTCCACTTCGTGGACGGCACGAAGCGCTACATCCTCGCGCCGAACAAGCTCGCCCAGGGCGACATCGTCGAGTCGGGTGCAGGCGCGGACATCAAGCCCGGCAACAACCTGCCGCTGCGCAACATCCCCACCGGTACCGTCATCCACGCGATCGAGCTGAAGCCGGGCGGTGGCGCCAAGATGGCCCGCTCCGCCGGTGCGTCGGTTCGACTCGTCGCCAAGGACGGCCCCTACGCGCAGCTCCGTCTGCCGTCGGGCGAGATCCGCAACGTGGATGCGCGCTGCCGCGCCACGATCGGCGAGGTCGGCAACGCCGAGCAGTCCAACATCAACTGGGGCAAGGCCGGCCGTAACCGCTGGAAGGGCATCCGCCCGACCGTCCGTGGTGTCGCGATGAACCCGGTCGACCACCCGCACGGTGGTGGAGAGGGAAAGACGTCCGGTGGACGTCACCCTGTCAGCCCGTGGGGTCAGGCCGAAGGCCGCACCCGTCACCCCAACAAGGAAAGCGACAAGCTCATCGTGCGTCGCCGGACCGTCGGCAAGAAGCGTAAGTAG
- the rplD gene encoding 50S ribosomal protein L4: MATATNTLDVLDVSGKKSGTVELPAEIFDVQTNIPLIHQVVVAQLAAARQGTHKTKRRGEVSGAGRKPFKQKGTGRARQGSIRAPQMTGGGIVHGPVPRSYAQRTPKKMIAAALLGALSDRARGGRVHVVESLSQGETPSTKAVNEFLATVASSKHVLIVLERTDELSLKSVRNIPTVHVLPADQLNAYDVLVSDDIVFTKGSFDGFVASKTKKEEVSA; the protein is encoded by the coding sequence ATGGCTACCGCAACTAACACGCTCGATGTCCTCGACGTCTCCGGCAAGAAGTCCGGCACCGTCGAGCTGCCCGCCGAGATCTTCGACGTGCAGACCAACATCCCGCTCATCCACCAGGTCGTCGTCGCTCAGCTCGCCGCGGCCCGTCAGGGAACCCACAAGACCAAGCGTCGTGGTGAGGTCTCCGGTGCCGGCCGCAAGCCGTTCAAGCAGAAGGGAACCGGTCGCGCTCGTCAGGGCTCGATCCGCGCCCCTCAGATGACCGGTGGTGGCATCGTGCACGGACCGGTGCCCCGCAGCTACGCGCAGCGCACCCCCAAGAAGATGATCGCCGCGGCTCTGCTCGGCGCGCTGTCCGACCGCGCTCGCGGCGGCCGCGTGCACGTGGTCGAGTCGCTCTCGCAGGGTGAGACCCCCTCGACGAAGGCCGTGAACGAGTTCCTCGCCACTGTCGCGTCGTCCAAGCACGTGCTGATCGTGCTGGAGCGCACCGACGAGCTGAGCCTCAAGAGCGTTCGCAACATCCCGACCGTTCACGTGCTGCCCGCAGACCAGCTGAACGCCTACGACGTCCTCGTCTCCGACGACATCGTCTTCACCAAGGGTTCCTTCGACGGCTTCGTCGCCTCGAAGACCAAGAAGGAAGAGGTTTCCGCATGA
- the rpsJ gene encoding 30S ribosomal protein S10: MAGQKIRIRLKSYDHEVIDTSARKIVDTVTRAGATVVGPVPLPTEKNVIAVIRSPHKYKDSREHFEMRTHKRLIDIIDPTPKAVDSLMRLDLPADVNIEIKL, encoded by the coding sequence ATGGCGGGACAGAAGATCCGCATTCGACTTAAGTCGTATGACCATGAGGTCATCGACACCTCGGCGCGCAAGATCGTCGACACGGTCACCCGTGCAGGAGCAACCGTCGTCGGCCCCGTGCCGCTTCCGACGGAGAAGAACGTGATCGCAGTCATCCGTTCTCCCCACAAGTACAAGGACAGCCGGGAGCACTTCGAGATGCGCACCCACAAGCGCTTGATCGACATCATCGACCCGACGCCGAAGGCCGTCGACTCGCTCATGCGTCTCGACCTCCCCGCCGACGTCAACATCGAGATCAAGCTCTGA
- a CDS encoding DNA topoisomerase IB: MPRLRRSDSSGRGIRRIRSGKGFTYRDDDGTTITDPELRARFEHLAIPPAWTDVWIAPYANGHIQATGVDGAGRRQYIYHPTWREQKDRIKYDRALALAESLPAARRLVTLDLRKEGYPQERALAAGFRMLDTGSLRVGNERYAQQHGSYGLTSLLCEHATVSGDIVKLEFPAKSGEEWESEILDADLASVVRSLKRRGPQARLLAWKSGHRTWHPVDPEEINAYVKERTGGEFTAKDFRTLHGTLAAAVSLARHGPEDRPTARARALTAAMRDASVVLGNTPAIAKKSYVDPRVVDHYSAGQTIDPTRLASAESELRALLFT; this comes from the coding sequence ATGCCCCGCCTCCGACGCTCAGATTCATCGGGACGGGGCATCCGTCGTATCCGCTCGGGGAAGGGCTTCACCTACCGCGACGACGACGGCACCACCATCACCGACCCGGAGTTGCGCGCCCGTTTCGAGCACCTGGCCATTCCGCCGGCGTGGACGGATGTCTGGATCGCGCCCTACGCGAACGGCCACATCCAGGCCACCGGAGTCGACGGCGCCGGTCGCCGTCAGTACATCTACCACCCGACGTGGCGGGAGCAGAAAGACCGCATCAAGTACGACCGGGCCCTGGCGCTGGCCGAATCGCTCCCGGCCGCCCGCCGGCTGGTGACGCTCGATCTGCGCAAAGAGGGCTACCCGCAGGAGCGCGCCCTGGCCGCGGGTTTCCGGATGCTCGACACCGGCTCGCTGAGGGTCGGCAACGAGCGCTACGCCCAGCAGCACGGCAGCTACGGGCTCACCAGTCTGCTGTGCGAGCACGCGACCGTGTCGGGTGACATCGTCAAGCTGGAGTTTCCTGCGAAGAGCGGCGAGGAATGGGAATCCGAGATCCTCGACGCCGACCTCGCCTCGGTGGTGCGGAGCCTGAAGCGTCGCGGGCCACAGGCGCGTCTGCTCGCGTGGAAGTCGGGTCACCGCACCTGGCATCCGGTTGATCCGGAAGAGATCAACGCCTACGTCAAGGAGCGCACGGGCGGCGAGTTCACGGCCAAGGACTTCCGCACCCTGCACGGCACTCTCGCGGCCGCCGTGAGTCTCGCCCGGCACGGTCCGGAGGATCGGCCGACAGCTCGGGCACGGGCGCTGACCGCGGCGATGCGCGACGCATCCGTGGTGCTCGGCAACACCCCGGCGATCGCGAAGAAGAGCTACGTCGACCCACGGGTCGTCGACCACTATTCGGCCGGGCAGACCATCGACCCGACCAGGCTGGCGTCGGCGGAGAGCGAGCTGCGGGCGCTCTTGTTCACCTGA
- the rpsS gene encoding 30S ribosomal protein S19: protein MPRSLKKGPFVDDHLYRKVVTQNEAGSKNVIKTWSRRSMIIPAFLGHTIAVHDGRKHIPVFITETMVGHKLGEFAPTRTFRGHVKDDKKGRRR from the coding sequence ATGCCACGCAGTCTCAAAAAGGGCCCCTTCGTCGACGACCACCTGTACCGCAAGGTCGTCACGCAGAACGAAGCCGGTTCGAAGAACGTCATCAAGACCTGGTCGCGCCGTTCGATGATCATCCCCGCGTTCCTCGGGCACACCATCGCTGTGCACGACGGCCGCAAGCACATCCCGGTGTTCATCACCGAGACCATGGTCGGTCACAAGCTGGGCGAATTCGCCCCCACCCGTACCTTCCGTGGACACGTGAAGGACGACAAGAAGGGCCGTCGCCGCTAA
- the tuf gene encoding elongation factor Tu — MAKAKFERTKPHVNIGTIGHVDHGKTTLTAAISKVLADKFPSATNVQRDFASIDSAPEERQRGITINISHVEYETPKRHYAHVDAPGHADYIKNMITGAAQMDGAILVVAATDGPMAQTREHVLLAKQVGVPYLLVALNKADMVDDEEILELVELEVRELLASQNFDGDNAPVVRVSGLKALEGDEKWTQSILDLMDAVDESIPDPIRDKDKPFLMPIEDVFTITGRGTVVTGRAERGTLAINSEVEIVGIRPTQKTTVTGIEMFHKQLDEAWAGENCGLLLRGTKREDVERGQVVVKPGSVTPHTDFEGTAYILSKDEGGRHNPFYTNYRPQFYFRTTDVTGVITLPEGTEMVMPGDTTDISVALIQPIAMEEGLGFAIREGGRTVGAGTVTKINK, encoded by the coding sequence GTGGCTAAGGCCAAGTTCGAGCGGACCAAGCCGCACGTCAACATCGGAACGATCGGTCACGTTGACCACGGTAAGACCACTCTTACCGCTGCCATCTCGAAGGTCCTGGCGGACAAGTTCCCGTCGGCGACCAACGTTCAGCGCGACTTCGCGTCGATCGACTCCGCTCCTGAGGAGCGCCAGCGCGGCATCACCATCAACATCTCGCACGTCGAGTACGAGACGCCCAAGCGTCACTACGCTCACGTCGACGCCCCTGGTCACGCCGACTACATCAAGAACATGATCACCGGTGCTGCTCAGATGGACGGCGCGATCCTCGTGGTCGCCGCCACCGACGGCCCGATGGCTCAGACCCGTGAGCACGTTCTGCTCGCGAAGCAGGTCGGCGTGCCCTACCTGCTCGTGGCGCTGAACAAGGCCGACATGGTCGACGACGAGGAGATCCTGGAGCTCGTCGAGCTCGAGGTTCGCGAGCTGCTCGCGAGCCAGAACTTCGATGGCGACAACGCCCCCGTCGTTCGCGTCTCCGGTCTCAAGGCTCTCGAGGGTGACGAGAAGTGGACCCAGTCCATCCTCGACCTGATGGACGCCGTCGACGAGTCGATCCCCGACCCGATCCGCGACAAGGACAAGCCGTTCCTCATGCCGATCGAGGACGTCTTCACGATCACCGGTCGTGGAACCGTCGTCACGGGCCGCGCCGAGCGTGGAACCCTCGCCATCAACTCCGAGGTCGAGATCGTCGGCATCCGCCCGACGCAGAAGACCACGGTCACCGGTATCGAGATGTTCCACAAGCAGCTCGACGAGGCATGGGCCGGCGAGAACTGTGGTCTGCTCCTCCGCGGCACCAAGCGCGAGGACGTGGAGCGCGGTCAGGTCGTCGTCAAGCCGGGTTCGGTCACGCCGCACACCGACTTCGAGGGCACCGCCTACATCCTGTCGAAGGATGAGGGTGGCCGTCACAACCCGTTCTACACGAACTACCGTCCGCAGTTCTACTTCCGCACCACGGACGTCACCGGCGTCATCACGCTGCCCGAGGGCACCGAGATGGTCATGCCCGGCGACACCACCGACATCTCGGTCGCGCTGATCCAGCCGATCGCGATGGAAGAGGGACTCGGCTTCGCGATCCGTGAGGGTGGCCGCACCGTCGGTGCCGGTACCGTCACCAAGATCAACAAGTAA